The following are encoded in a window of Panicum virgatum strain AP13 chromosome 5N, P.virgatum_v5, whole genome shotgun sequence genomic DNA:
- the LOC120675836 gene encoding DNA damage-repair/toleration protein DRT102-like, translating to MAADRRFKIFAAADGFGQPLKDAVVAHLRAHPAVAEVVDLGVDKYYAAAAAVARQVSSSDSAGAPEVRGVVVCGTGAGVCIFANKYPRVYATHCAAPADAVNTRSINACNVLALSGMATPPDAAAAIADAWLATPFRAPCPASGDTPWPEDIQRFFDTAPDEMAAIPEAEGAPDSACAICCLRNGMEFEPVGIMPGSEMRIVRESPTSAYVRFKAGSVEPAHHHTFGHDLVVIKGKKKVWNLTKEESYDLVDGDFLFTPAGDVHRVKYFEDTEFFIRWDGHWDIFLDEDLDTARSAIDAELGAGSNGK from the coding sequence AtggccgccgaccgccgctTCAAGATCTTCGCGGCCGCCGACGGCTTTGGCCAGCCGCTCAAGGACGCCGTCGTCGCGCACCTCCGCGCGCACCCGGCCGTCGCCGAGGTCGTCGACCTCGGCGTCGACAAGtactacgccgccgccgcagccgtcgCCCGCCAAGTCTCCTCCTCCGATTCGGCCGGCGCCCCCGAGGTCCGCGGCGTCGTCGTCTGCGGCACGGGCGCCGGCGTCTGCATCTTCGCCAACAAGTACCCGCGCGTGTACGCCACGCactgcgccgcccccgccgacgCCGTCAACACCCGCTCCATCAACGCCTGCAACGTCCTCGCGCTCTCGGGGATGGCCACGCcgcccgatgccgccgccgccatcgcggaCGCCTGGCTCGCCACGCCCTTCCGCGCCCCCTGCCCGGCCTCCGGCGACACGCCCTGGCCGGAGGACATCCAGCGGTTCTTCGACACCGCGCCGGACGAGATGGCCGCCATCCCCGAGGCCGAGGGCGCCCCCGACTCCGCCTGCGCCATCTGCTGCCTCAGGAACGGGATGGAGTTCGAGCCGGTGGGGATAATGCCCGGGAGCGAGATGCGGATCGTGCGGGAGAGCCCCACCTCGGCGTACGTACGGTTCAAGGCCGGCAGCGTGGAGCCAGCGCACCACCACACCTTTGGCCACGACCTGGTGGTCATCAAGGGCAAGAAGAAGGTCTGGAACCTCACCAAGGAGGAGAGCTACGACCTGGTGGACGGAGATTTCCTCTTCACTCCGGCCGGGGACGTGCACAGGGTGAAGTACTTCGAGGACACGGAATTCTTCATCCGATGGGATGGGCACTGGGACATCTTCTTAGATGAGGATCTCGACACCGCACGTAGTGCGATTGATGCAGAGCTTGGAGCAGGCAGCAACGGCAAGTGA